The Lactuca sativa cultivar Salinas chromosome 2, Lsat_Salinas_v11, whole genome shotgun sequence genome includes the window atatatatattctccAACAAACAATACAAAGAGGGATCACCTGATCATTTGAAATTCATTTGGTTTTTATTGTTTTTCCCTCTTCCATTGTTGTTGTCCACAAAATGCAGACCTTTCAGGTTTTCTATTTACTCATCTTGATTTTGTTAACAACAACATTAATTGAAGCTCAGGATTTTTTCAGCAAACCACGATGCAGTAGCCGGTGTGGGGATGTCCGGATTAGATACCCTTTCGGGATTGGAAGTAATTGTTCTGCCAACGACTGGTTCAATATTGACTGCAATTCCTCAACACCGTATCTGTCTGCTCTCAACAACGTGGAGGTTTTAGATCTTGATACGTTCACACAGAGGGTCATTGTTAACATCCCCGAATTTAAAGCCGATTGCAAGAATCCAGTCCAGAATAGCAATCTTGTCCTAGGTGCCAACCATGGTAAAAGTCCTTTCAGAATTTCCGGATCCCTCAACAGATTTGTTGTTAAAGGGTGTGGTAGCGCCACCATCATGGAGGAGGAGAATGGGACTATAGTCACCGGCTgttcaacaacttgtggcaaAGACACTGTTAGTGACACAAACAATTGCTTTGGTATTGGTTGTTGTCAAACCTTAATTCCTCGTGATCTAGAGTCGTATACCTTCAATCTAACCGGCATGGCAAAGAAAGAAGGAGATGGAACCTGTGGGTCTGCCTTCTTGTTGGATATCACTTACTTGGAACGTCGACACGCAATAACATTTCCTAACCAAATTTATGGCGATGGGTTACCTCTTCCAACATCACTTTCGTGGAACGAAAGCTTCAATCTTAGTTCAACAAGATGCAACGAGACATGTGGGGAGATCTCGATTCCATACCCTTTCGGGATTCAAAGTCTTTGTTCCGAGAGTGATTGGTTCAATGTTGATTGTAAGTCCTCGAAACCCTATTTATCTGCTATCAACAACGTGGAGGTGTTGGCCTTCGGAAAAGAAACAGTCACTGTTAATGTTTCCATGAATTCGGATTGCGAGAATCCAGTCCAGAATAACAATCTTGACCTAAGCAAAAGTCCCTTCAGTTTTTCGAAATCCGATAACATATTTGTTGTTGAGGGATGTGGCAGTGCTACCATCATAGAGAATGGGAGTATTGTATCTGGTTGTTCAACGGCTTGTGGCAATGCCACTGTTAGTGACAGAAACAACTGCTTTGGCAACGGTTGTTGCCAAAGTACCATTCCTCGTAATCTCGAGTCGTTTACCTTGGATCTTTCACGCTTGGGAAGGCAGGTTGGAAATGAAACCTGTGGGTCTGCCTTATTGGTGGATATGAATTCATTCATGGAAGAAAGATTTTCTCGCCAATTTGTTCCGATAACACTTGGGTGGCCGACAATcaatttttatgattcaacagaATGCAGATGGTGTGAACGTCAAGGGGGGATTTGTTACACTAATTACAATGAGGAGGGGAGGATATCGTTTGGTAGTTGTCATGGAAGCAGCAAAAAGTCCCTAGGTGTTATTCTAGGTAAGATATTCTTGATtctaaaattattatttattgttatacatgtttcctTAATAATCTTTTACAATACTTCCCTAACAGGTTTTTCACATGTTTTTAATTTGTTACGATTTTCTTACAAGTTCGGTTTCGTAAATAcaaatcaatgcatttttttttgtcaaatgacAACAGACATCAAGATTTACCCTATTATGTATTAGGTGTGAAACCCATGTATTACAGgggtttaattaaaaaatataaaatataaaattttaacaatttgaaaagtttgaatttataaaaaaaaataagaaaaattttgaaatattaagattaaggagactttaatgtattgaatacattatatatataaaccatttctaataaatactttacatatatattatcttatatattaaatgtggaattttaatttaataaaatgaaaaatacaattaaataacaagtggaaaatagaaaatttaataatttagaaaatgtcatgtgtccaaatgaaagagaagatgacatgtgccaaaaaaaactttatttattATAGGAAATTATAATAGATTTTAGATTCATTAAATCCCAATATTTGCAGTTTattaatttacttatttttttcaattttacctTTTTTGCGAACTAGTCGGTAAAACTGAACATTTGTGTAAACCAGAAGTACACAAAAGGTAAGATTGATTTTTTTCTTCCAATTATCCAACTTTAATAAATCTAAAATATACAAAAAATGATAATTCGGTATATTTCTACCATACTTAAGGACATTTATCTAATCTGTTCATTTTTTTTCAAGAAATTTAGATGTATTTTCACAAGGAAGATCTTAAATAAACTAATATTTTTTCCAACCATTACATATTTtgtaaaaattcataaaaaatataaaaaaaaaacatatattaatTCGTTTTTACAAAATACAATttgcaaataaaaaaaaaaacattaataacaaaattttacaaataaatgtgtgacatttgaaaaaaaaaaaaaaaaaaatctttagaaTGAAGAAGCATAAAACGAATATGTGAACGTTGTGGTCGCCAAAAAAATTTCGTTACCAAAGTTCCAAATAGTCCACCACATCTACATAATAAGAACTCAATGCATGTCGTCTAACTGTAGACATAGCTGTAGAGATATGCAGTGAATCCAAACTATGATTCCTTCCGATATCGAAAACACATGAATTGCCAAATCACACTACTTATTAACATAAGACCTTAACGCCACTGCCGCATCCCATGAAATCAACAAATGCATGATATCTTCCATATCCGAGTTACAAACTCCACATATAACTGAAGGAATATCAATTCCTTTAGCATCCAGCTGAAGATTCAATTGAGTAGGTAATCTATCTAATCAACATCGCCAAGAGAAAATGTTTACCTTACGAGGAATGTAGCTAATCCATCCCGTTGAAAGAGACCTAACTTGAAGAGAAATGTCATAACTTCCTAGCCTCCGAGACAAAAAAAATTGACCATGACAATCTACTTCCGAAACTCACCTGTCTTTCAAACCAGAGAAGGTGAACCCATGAACCAAGTGTATGATCAAAAACAATACCTCAAAGAACCGGTCTCGACCAAGCCCAATCCCAAGCAACACCATCCTACCTTTGACTAATCTTGCAATAGATTGTTGAGTTTCCAAAAAGAAAAACAGAGGAAAACGTAACATTAAAGTATTGGCTGCATCGTCAACTTGCTTTTGAATAGCTTGTCGCGTAATTAAAGCATCTTAAGTAAATGGTTTATAGTTCCTACAATTTTCAACCAAACCCCTTTAGACAAAGCCGTAACCTCCTCCAAACCAAAACAACCTGCATAACCATGAAAAGCTTTTATCACTATGCAACAAAGCGTCTCCGGATTGTTAAGAAACCTCTACTTCCATTTAAGAAACAAAGCTTTATTGAAAGCTTCTATGAACCGATATCCGGTCCATCTTTATCTTTATTATCCAATATTAACTCCTACTTAACCCAGTGTACTTTACGATCCCCCTCTTCAAGAACCCAAAGAATGCAACCCTCAATTTCTCTAAGTATATACTACATACGGAACAAGGACATAAAACAAATATTAAGAGAACCTAAGACCATTTAATGAGCATCGATTTACTGGGATCAAAGAGTATCAGTCCACCAACACTCAAGATGCTGCTTGAGAGATTAAGCTTGGGATATTGAGATTTTAAGATGAGACGCGAAGAAGGACCAAAGGGATGTAGCCAGCTCTACGTGTCCATAATATTCGTATTTTCCAATtacagagtttttttttttttgaaatttatctaTAATAGCCTTTCATCCCGAAGTCATATtctaattttagaaaaaaaatatgtataaagtTACAAGTACGCTAAAATAATTAACATCTTTTAATACCTAAAAGTAAATATGCCGCCGATAAATTATTATAACTATTTGTAGAAAGTCtaagtcttgatagacccaaatatATTTTATAGAAACCCAGTACTCTTATTATGTAATGACACCAATATGTACTTCGTTTATGTAAAGTTGAATGTTTTAAAGTTCATATCTTAATTCTTTTAGTATTATATTTGCCTCCTTCCAGGTATTAGCATAAGCACGGGGTTACTTATCCTAACCGTGATCAGCTATGCATTATTCAGAATAATAAAGAAAACTAAAGCCAAGAGAAGGAAACAAAGGTGTTTTAAACGCAATGGTGGTCTACTTCTTAAACAACAAGAAGCAACAGATACCAGTTTAGTTGATAAAACCATACTTTTCACATCGACTGATTTGGAGAAGGCCACTGACCATTTTAGTGAAAATAGAATTCTTGGTCGAGGAGGTCAAGGTACAGTGTATAAAGGTATGTTAGCGGATGGAAGGATTGTAGCAATTAAGAAATCAAAGGTGGTCGATGAAAGCCAACTAGAACAGTTCATCAACGAGGTGGTAATTCTTTCGCAAGTCAATCATAGAAATGTTGTCAAATTACTGGGATGTTGTTTAGAGACCGAGGTTCCACTACTTGTGTCTGAGTTTATTTCAAATGGTACCTTGTATGACTTTATTCATGATGACACAGTCTCAGTCTCTTTAAACCTTAGACTACAAATTGCTACGGAGGTTGCAGGAGCAGTTTCTTACTTACATTCAGCAACCTCGATTCCCATATACCATAGGGACATCAAGACTACTAACATACTTTTGGATGAAAAGTATAGAGCCAAAGTTTCAGACTTTGGAACTTCAAGATTTGTATCGGTAGATCAAACACACTTGACTACCCTAGTGAAGGGGACATTTGGTTACCTGGATCCAGAGTACTTCCAATCAAGTCAATTCACAGAAAAAAGTGACGTTTATAGTTTTGGGGTTGTTTTGTTGGAACTCTTGACAAGAGAAAATCCAATTTCCTTAACAAGATTTGGTGAAAATAGAAGTTTAGCTACACACTTTTTATTAGCCATGGAAGAAGGTCGTGTGATGTCTATTTTTGATGCAACAGTTGTTAAGGAGGGTTCTAGGACTGAATTGTTGGATGTAGCTAACTTGGCAATGAGATGTTTGAATTTTAATGGAAAAAATAGGCCTACAATGAAAGAAGTTTCCATCGAGTTAGACAACATCAGATTATCACATGTGCCCTCCACGGTTGAAACTAATTTTGGACATGTGAAACATCGTGAGGAGGTTATATCGATGTATAGTGAGTCAACATCAACATCAATGACATTTGATCACAGCCTTAGTCGATGAATGTTGATAAATCTTGACTTTTTATAATTAAGTCTTAATTTTTGCGGTTATaattatgtatccatacataactTATCTATTATGTCAAAAAGTATGGTGTATACTAtatctctttcttcttccttaaacTTCTATCGTAAGCTTTTTGTATTAGAAattcttttataatttttattgtttGTACTCATAATAAATATGATGTTCGCATTGTGTATAGCATTTGGATTTTACCATTAACCTCTAGAACAATTTATTAATAACTTTAACAGACTTATTTGTGAACagttcaaaattttgaaaattaatttTAATTCTCAAAACAAACTTTCTGAGAGAGAAAAATAGATACATGGTATTTGTTGACTCACAAAAAGGGATATACAATTGAAAGCATAGAAGTTGCTTGGGTTGGAGATGAAGAAAAAAATGTTGAAACTTTCTACATCCTCTAAACACACCAACAACATGAGAACTAAAGATAACTGATTTAAAATGAATTCTCTAAAGTATATTTCATATTCAATACCATCATGGCTTTTGTTAAGAAGAgccactgtgacatccccattttcacggccagaaaagactgatttgtttgtaaatcagagtaatcttttaaagaaacgtgtcgtggaatttgttcccaaaagaaaaatatgataaatatttatcaaagcatttctgaatgtatttcattatattaaaacctcaggatgtcatgtttgatacagatcaaaagcataaatagaacaatataggccttacaacatttatttatatctactggcctataatccataatccATCATCgaatcatccaactatgctcttgtGTCACTACCTATAAggcaataaactgagtgggtcaggcttgggagtctggtgagcacatagggttttcaacccacaataaataagtttattaatttcatcaaccaacaatatcccgattacccgttcccgttatcgtcactttacgtccctaaaacacatatcttaagggacctagcctaaggattatcatcgggatggatacCGCTACtaaggggttcctcagcaataaatgtacTTAAgataaccatgagggggatggagtacaccggtgagcaCATCGTtgacaaacacctacaggttgcgagatTGCTAGCGCTCCACTGGACTGTCGAGAAAAGTCAGTGGTCATCATctgtactccgctagatgactggatcaacgtcaacaccgaggcctctcatcattttatttcatcacacaccaactattacatctacccatgtttcacccaacatattttgtagatatgaaatacatatacagtttaaatcagttaaaacatgtataaaatattcatccagcatagatagaaaGTACAaagataatatgcacacgtaTAGCACGTAATTTGtattaaatatttcatatctatgtgtaagatgaaagtaactatacactcatatgttaaggtggtgattctgaaTTCAGACAGTGCAtcacttcttaaaaataatttcctgtGACGAAACCtactatcattaccactagattttagtctattaTTTACCCCGAGtaattattagtcttagtattattattattatataagcgttaaacaatacttccTAACTACTATATACATACAGGAGTcatacatgaaacaccggagggcaggaccattttggcattaaatcacttctaaaatccaacaacctagGCGACCCTTCAAACTGGATTCCCCGTACTGCGAGTAGTTAAACAATACTCCCTCTCTCTCTGGCCGCCACCACCTCTCACCTAGTCGTCCTTCGATCATCTAACACCATCGGCGCAATTGAAGACCGACAAAATGGGGAAAAGAAGCTGCACTGGTTAGGGCATCGATGGAGCAGTGTTGTCGTTTGGAGCCTCCGTCTGCCACACCCACTGCGCTATGGTATTGTTTCCACCCTCGCACTCCAACAATTGAAGAAGGAGGCGTCGCTAGCCGACGGTCATTGGTGCTTCAGTCCACAATGGTATCTGCTCATCCTCCTCACCTGTTCTCCTGTTGCTATTTCCTATTCGTGACCACTGCCTCTGTATGGCCCGATTATGCTGCTCGGGTCGTCGTTTGCTGCCCTAAAGGGATGTTTCGTTCATATGTGTGAGCTTCTGTCGAGAAGGAGTCGTGAAGACCCACCATGGCAGAAGACCATGGTGGTTGTCACCGCAAACCACCACTGCCACCGTCATCTCGCGCAACCGCCGCCTACCGCCACTAGATTTCAATGGGTGTGTTCCTTTTCATGTTTAGCTCAAGagtttgtgtgttttggtgttgcTGAAAAAGGAAGGGTATGTTATTGGCCagaaaccaccatggcagccaaccatggtggctgtcaCCACGTGTCGCTGCCAGCAACCACAAGGTTACCGTGTATATGTGTTTGTattagtgtgtgtgagtgtgtgtgtttatttgcaGTTTAGCATTGTAAAATGCCCCTAGAAAgaagaataatgaaaaaaaactcaaaccaccaccatatggtggtggctgccgcctcttgTCGCCATTGGCATCCGCGTCGAgtggcggtgtgcttgccttGTTGAGTTGGATTCATTTggggttgaaaccctaatggtccCAATGAAACCCTAttggacctaaaagcccaaacatgtgactAACGGGCTTAGTGAAACCTTAATGGGCCCAGTGAACCCTAATTAATCAAAAGACTTAGCGATTGGGCTAATTGGGCTAAGATgggcttggaaaccctaattagggtttagaaagtcGTAAcattggatttatgggcttggacttatcgggacacATGGGAATTATTTGTTacacttaaaatattaattaatgatcAATTGGAAGTTAACctaaagcaatattggacttaatggattaagtccttaatgggttgagtaggaacacttaaccctaattgtcatttcgtGTAAGAACCCTAAATTCATTCGGGCCTTCCTATTAGGCCTTGAGTTGGTCCTTTCTTTTGGGATTTGGTGGTGGGACTAAATTCATTCGGGCCTTCCTATTAGGCcttgagttttgatgctgtctgcacagcagactcgccgagtccatgaatggactcgccgagtccaaggcaaaatgatccaactcgctgagttggttcatgcactcgacgagttggacccgcagacaacatattttcgacttttttggctggaattggactaggaacattacctaaAGATGTTTTTGGTCTTATAAACttctttttgatgtggtaatgtgtcacaccccaaaaccacgaacggcggaaatgttatggggaggaggacgtcatgtatgcatcacaacaaatgtaaagtagtgaacaagcaacaacatcatccattgcattaatagtataattttggttacaagtgttttctttcatagtacaagacagcatgataactgatcaaaataaaagacgagtcttgactgctttgtcttctctaaaccttgcatcgacacctgtctatttgtaacctgagaatacaagttattttgaaagagtagatcagcatttaagctggtgagttcataagtatttaatgtcatttctttgattagttgatatgaaagactggtgaatgaatgatgaaacatttagtataagtatgaaaagctctagaaaatcccatatttcctactagtataaaagtagtcttctaccaagactcgaatgttttgaaagtagtcttttacctagacctgactgttttgaaagtacgcatctcttgaaaatgtgacggtttttccctgtttaactcttattagtagtcccttaagtatacctgaaatggtatcaacctaaaacatccgtagattgttcatttacctctgttgctaacagccgggtttaggaatagttagtcccttatgtatacccgcgatggtatcaacctaaaacatacgtagattgttcatttacctctgtagctaacagtggttgtcggaatggttagtccctcaaagtatcctgtggtactaggagataaagtcccaatctatctcgtcgatgatgtgattgtatcacaaggtaaagatagaaaggcgaacgatataaccgtatctagacatataacatgtaatagtaatttgccatataatgtctatgtaaaagtattcatgtataagtattcatgtaagagtattctttcatataacatgtagtagtaatctgccatataatgtctatgtaaaagtattcatgtataagccTTCATGTAatagtattctttcatataacatgtagtctagacttatgaatgaactgactccggcgtaatttcttgtagtagggaaaatgttttgtttactctaaactattcctataatagtttactataatgtaattgatgagtgaccaagtaggtttatacaccattgctacctaagagtatcggaactaaattaactgatggaacatttatgaccatatatctatacatgatatataactaatatttaaacgactttcggacgaatacctaatatcccaccagaccacatctcaaggcgcaaaaaggaaatagggtggatagcctttctaagtcttttaaacatttcttatataactatacatatagaggcatgcaatttataatataaaagcataaggaagttttgtaaatccgttgaaaagtctaataaagcatttgtgacttgatgtcggtttataaaatgattgaaagtattttgtttgataagacagtttgcatttgtgacttgatgtcggtttataaaatgattgaaagtattttgtttgataagacagtttaagtacacggaaaaccattgtttgaaaacacctttgtaaccgagtttgaaaggaagcttacagtgtgtaagacagtttgatgaCGAGCAATAATCAtgtaaaacgtttaagaaagtcatttgaagtaatatgtttagtaaaactgttaaacttgtagtaattccatttgtatactagttataaatcccaTATGATTGTTTTACTAACAAcaagtatcccaaaatattgatgtttttcgtgccaaaataatcgtatgtttatAGTATCgaaggtggacacatatacatacagtataagcagagtgtttgatttgtatataaatagcaacacttttcatttcaaaagatatgatgttatcttGATAcgttttgcatacgaaagtttctttataatagttataaatcacatgtgattccgttgataaaaagtgtataacgaAACTTTATATAATATACGATAATCATcgcgtgttttacttgtatttccccccccccccccttaaaagcatataaaaacatttataaaacatttaaaagtgtggattataggggtatgaactcacctgaaagtttgaagatagcgagatggaaaaccgggcagagtttcgtctcgggaaacggatttttctcgggattctcgggaatctcgggagtaaaatcgaccctcgggacttgagcaaaaaggtcagagcttcgggtttgaacgggcacggaaaacgaggcaaaacgcaagagaaaagaGGAGAATTGAGCAAATTTCCCGGAGACCCTCGCATCACTATTTATAgcggtgctgaaccgcctcggtacgttgggcgtacgagggtacgtaaTGCATACaagacgtcatcgcttacgcacttcggatgggacggcgggtcagacgggcgggtcggtagcttcgcatagggcgacgtggacgatccgaggccttcgatctgagtacgcggggcgtacgagggtacgcagggcgtactccggtcctatccgatgactccccttcggataataccgggagtttttatttaaatttatatttcttttaaataaacttctaaaattcatatctccttcatacgaactccgttttcgacgttctttatatccacgcgaaggtgagactaagatctacaactttcgtttagattccgttggcaaattatgaaataatttttattatttatttattaaaatgacgtgattaaggaatttctttaaaaattcataacatctttatctgacgtcggtttttgccagactttttaccgctgaaataccattgacgagaccttcaattctcgtttaggtcattccgtccaaaagtcgctcgatctccgattcgagtttttacgtaacttcgtattgccgtttttctgttggaaaaacttagaatggtcataacttcttcgttataactcggattttagtgttctttatatgcttggaaaccttgatacgattccttctactttatttaaccaaaataagattttaggaaagttaaattttgacctaaatttgacttgcgttccagcatatcgtcttgaaatatcgggttgtcacataatgttcatgctaatccaattttaaagataattgtcaatagaatcatgttttgtattagtttaaagtgttactctaattacatgaaaaagttttatgtgaattatctttgttcatatgagttgcttagattaatagaaaagttaattgattatgtgttttcaatccattttaatctaagagttgattctagaatgtgtttttgtaacttgtcctcaagttatatgaaaagtcacatttaagtttcataaaactcatgaaagttggcaaaggttacaaaatgaagagtcttgtgtcattgaatggttttatgactccataacttgtcctcaagttatggaagttcaagagtcacttcattaagtaataaaatgtgtaaccttaattaattccataagttataaaataaagaaaagttaattcttttattagtttaaagtcttccataacttttcctcaagttatggaacttgaagagtttttggattaaaactactttaaacacataggttatggaattaattagttttgaatagtttcaaaacttgccctcaagttttggaatttgaaaagttttcacttatgaatactttaattccaagttagcccttagaattttaaaagttaaaattcaacccttatactttataatattaaaagttaataatatttatatatatgtataagagcaagtcagtcttaccgtttgtaggactcattcacgaagccggtctataagggggtataaggttactgcctataaaatggcagtttaatgggtgtccactgtcacccattgcttccttgactggtggagggtcgttagccgaaccggtaggacaaggactataattctcccttcattaaaagtattaatgataaatactaagtaactaaacacttagaaatacccaatcttagttacgtaggaaaatgtgaataaggtgctaatccatgaaattacactttgcactttgtttaagccgttagtggagcgtgtgtggttaaccggcacactaacctggatttaacaaggtaggcaaagggtaacttaatatttatcatagtatcggtggagcgtgtgtggctaatcgGCACAtcaattaaggggtaaatattaagggtacgaagtatatttgcatggttacttcacaccttgttttgtgatcctcggcatcctagtcacaaaacctgaagggcacacccgagattgaaacatgccattgaacagttcaatgaatctcaaaagatctaggaatttcaaatccaatagTTGGTATCCCtcttataagttataaaatagtttgttgggtcctagccttaatatttcatattgggtgtcatattaaggacattaaatcaactatcttgaatatctcccaaaaagatgtcgggtttagacatttatgatcttcccaaatctcttgaaacaaggtttcctaaatgaagatgatgtcccatggatatcatacttcttttacctcttccaattattctccctaacccacaagttcctgaaaagtttaaggtcactcaagccctattggcaaggcaaggtctaggtgtgatcacatcttggagatgtagtcatatattgacaagccaggagagttgggtgtcaaagtcttgagaaagttggtggttcaatcactttctaagtcacatagtgagttcctttgggattcctatgaaacaaactatgacaagacccttaatgatcttatctatttgcttggtgctactgaatcaacaatgatttagagggctagtaaagcaaatttgattaagaagatcaacttcccaagaCTTTATGGACagtgaaaatggtgacattggaaatccaAAAAGAGCATtcacttcccaatggaaagggttccgccatagtcaactcggttgaccaaatggtaaatgctaagtctgtgatagtcccatgtac containing:
- the LOC111885151 gene encoding wall-associated receptor kinase-like 6 — encoded protein: MQTFQVFYLLILILLTTTLIEAQDFFSKPRCSSRCGDVRIRYPFGIGSNCSANDWFNIDCNSSTPYLSALNNVEVLDLDTFTQRVIVNIPEFKADCKNPVQNSNLVLGANHGKSPFRISGSLNRFVVKGCGSATIMEEENGTIVTGCSTTCGKDTVSDTNNCFGIGCCQTLIPRDLESYTFNLTGMAKKEGDGTCGSAFLLDITYLERRHAITFPNQIYGDGLPLPTSLSWNESFNLSSTRCNETCGEISIPYPFGIQSLCSESDWFNVDCKSSKPYLSAINNVEVLAFGKETVTVNVSMNSDCENPVQNNNLDLSKSPFSFSKSDNIFVVEGCGSATIIENGSIVSGCSTACGNATVSDRNNCFGNGCCQSTIPRNLESFTLDLSRLGRQVGNETCGSALLVDMNSFMEERFSRQFVPITLGWPTINFYDSTECRWCERQGGICYTNYNEEGRISFGSCHGSSKKSLGVILGISISTGLLILTVISYALFRIIKKTKAKRRKQRCFKRNGGLLLKQQEATDTSLVDKTILFTSTDLEKATDHFSENRILGRGGQGTVYKGMLADGRIVAIKKSKVVDESQLEQFINEVVILSQVNHRNVVKLLGCCLETEVPLLVSEFISNGTLYDFIHDDTVSVSLNLRLQIATEVAGAVSYLHSATSIPIYHRDIKTTNILLDEKYRAKVSDFGTSRFVSVDQTHLTTLVKGTFGYLDPEYFQSSQFTEKSDVYSFGVVLLELLTRENPISLTRFGENRSLATHFLLAMEEGRVMSIFDATVVKEGSRTELLDVANLAMRCLNFNGKNRPTMKEVSIELDNIRLSHVPSTVETNFGHVKHREEVISMYSESTSTSMTFDHSLSR